The following DNA comes from Curtobacterium sp. 9128.
AGGTCGATGCCGCTGCCGGCGCCGCCGAGCAGCATGCCGGAGCCGCTGTCGACCACGGCCGCGGCCATGGCGCCGTCGACGGAGACGAGTTCGTTGAGGGAGTCGGTGATGGTGGCCATTCGGGTTTCCTTGTCGTTCGGTACCGACGCGCAGGGACGCGCCGGGCCCCGCCGCGGTGGCGAGGAGCTTCGGTGCCGGGCTCGGATCAGGAGCCGGCGGGGACGGGAGCGGGGACCGCGAGCGCCTCGGCGATGCGGGTCGCACAGCGGCGGGACACGGTCAGCGCCTTGCCGAGCATCTCGTCGGTGTCGAACAGGGCGGCGAGCACGATCGTCTGCCCCGGGATGCGCATCTGCACGACGTGCCCGCGCTCGGCGGCGATGATGACGTACTCGCTGGTACCCATCGTGAGCTCGCGGGCGACGGCCTCGCTGAGCGCCTGGATGGAGCTCGCCATGCTGGCGAACCGGGCCCCGTCGGTCGGTGCGGAGGCGCTGTCGGACAGGCGGACGA
Coding sequences within:
- a CDS encoding roadblock/LC7 domain-containing protein → MSLAPHQDPVVIDLGRVELTAMRDMTTSLITASLLSDDGFEIVRLSDSASAPTDGARFASMASSIQALSEAVARELTMGTSEYVIIAAERGHVVQMRIPGQTIVLAALFDTDEMLGKALTVSRRCATRIAEALAVPAPVPAGS